The sequence CGCCGGTCATGCGCCGGCGGCGGCCAGGTACTGCCTGTGCGCGCCGACGACGCACCCGGGCTCGTTCCGGTGCAGGCTGCACCGGTCGTCGTCATCAATGGatgccacggcggcggcggtggtgacaGCGCCCTCGGCAGCATCGGAGGAGGCCAAGGAAAccgcggcggcagcggccgcGCGCGCGTTCCTCGAGCGGATGATGGCCCTGAAGCCGAGGCGGCAGGGCGTGTCTGGGTCTGGGATGGTCTTGCCTGGGCCTTCGAGGCTGGGAGCCACCGCGACGGATGAGTAACCTCCATAGAGTCGTTCCTGCGGCCATGGCTATGTAGACTTGTAGTGATGGCGTGATATGGGCATATGGTGCCGCCGTCGTGTGCATGCTGGAAGGCACTGATCTTCTGGCTTGGAGTTTGGACGACTAGCAGACTTTTTGTTGCTGCCTTTGGTTCATTTGCATTTCAGTACATACTTCTTTCATCGTTAGTAGGCGATGAGATTTTGACGATACAAATACAATTGTTCGGAAACAGGTTTTGATGATATATATGGccacgttcgcttcgctgaaaaaataagtcaaaACATTGTTGCggatgatttgttgtgagagaaaacactgttccgattaAAGCTGAAAAAaacagattataagagaaacgaacaggacCGAGCACATACTATGCGCAGTGTGTGACTGGCGTCGGTCCGGACCATGCAAACCAAACGCTATGCTCACTGCTCAGGCTCGGTCTTCGGATGGGATTATGATCCGGGACCAGCCGGCCATCTCGCAAACATAGTACTAGATTCACGAACAATGCGGCCTTCCAAATCCCAATCAACTTCTGCACAATCGCTTGCGTTGAAGTACTGTAGCACCGTGACCGTCAACTGAACTAAAGACATTGTTGGAAAAAGAAAGCTTTTTTTAGATGTTGGATACTAAACCTGATCTGATCACATTGCATCAGCACAACCGCTTATCCAGCTAGAGCATTCGGCACTAAAGCTCTCTTGTCACAAGATCAAAACTATAAATGCAAGGGCAATCATGCCATGGAGTTCGATTACTGTACAATTTACTACAACTATGCCTCAAAATGGGATAGTATGTCCCGATGAACTACTAGCCCCCAGCCATGTATGTAcagcagcctgttcggcaggctaTAACTATCTGTATCTGGCTTGGCTtatcagccagtcaacagtgtttttctctcataccaaactaggcgaaacgaacaggctgctgctgttgccaagaaaaacaaaaacaaaacctTTACGTCGTTGACAAAATTTCTATCGTGTATCATAGGTGCAAGCTGAAGATGTTTCTGAAGCCTTCACGTGTGTGCAGCCAGACAGAAATCACCGAGCACCCATGAAGAAATATATCCCAAACAAAGCGGTCGTTGACTGGTCGTCCAACAGGTAGTATAAAGGAGCACATCTGCATCCTCAAAACGAATCACAAGGGAAGAGATCGCGCATAACGGCTAGAGGGG is a genomic window of Miscanthus floridulus cultivar M001 unplaced genomic scaffold, ASM1932011v1 os_2236_1_2, whole genome shotgun sequence containing:
- the LOC136534745 gene encoding uncharacterized protein, yielding MSSSPPPCSKTAAGHAPAAARYCLCAPTTHPGSFRCRLHRSSSSMDATAAAVVTAPSAASEEAKETAAAAAARAFLERMMALKPRRQGVSGSGMVLPGPSRLGATATDE